In Marmota flaviventris isolate mMarFla1 chromosome 17, mMarFla1.hap1, whole genome shotgun sequence, a single genomic region encodes these proteins:
- the LOC114082489 gene encoding phosphatidylinositol 4,5-bisphosphate 3-kinase catalytic subunit delta isoform-like isoform X2 gives MPLGIDCPMEFWTEEEKNQSVVVDFLLPTGIYLSFPVSRNANLSTIKQMLWDQAQNEPLFYMLSDPEAYVFTCVNQTAEQQELEDEQQRLCDVRPFLPMLRLVTRQGDRMEKLINSQISLLIGKGLHEFDCLQDPEVNDFRTKMRQFSEEAAARRQQLGWEAWLQYSFPLHLEPSTRSWGDSNTSQISNPDLLVNVKFEGSRESFIIQVSTKDVPLALMACALQKKAKVYQHLTMEQPEDYVLQVNGRHEYLYGSYLLCQFKYICSCLHSGLTPHLTMVHSSSILAMRDEQSKPAPQVQKPHTKLPPIPMKKPSSVSLWSLGQPFCIELIQGSKINADEQMKLVVQAGLFHGNEMLCKTMSSLEVSVCSEPMWKQHLEFDINICDLPRMSRLCFALYAVMEKAKKARSSKKKSKKVDCPIAWANLMLFDYKDQLKTGELCLYMWPSVPDEKGDLLNPMGTVHSNPNTESAVTLVIYLPEVAPHPVYYPALEKILELGRHGERGPTTKEELQLQGILDQRGSGELYEHEKDLVWKMRHEVQEHFPEALAHLLLVTKWNKHEDVAQMLYLLCSWPELPVLNALELLDFSFPDCHVGSFAIRSLRKLTDDELFQCLLQLVQVLKYKSYLDCELTQFLLDRALANRKIGHFLFWHLRSEMHVPSVALHFGLIMEAYFRGSTHHMKVLMKQAEALSKLKALSDFVKVSSQKTTKPQTKELMHWYMRQDTYLEALSHLQSPLDPSTMLAEVCVERCTFMDSKMKPLWIMYSSEQAGSGDSVGIIFKNGDDLRQDMLTLQMIQLMDALWKQEGLDLRMTPYGCLPTGDCMGLIEAVQHSDTIANIQLNQSNLAAIAAFNRDALLNWLKSKNPGEALDRAIEEFTLSCAGYCVATYVLGIRDRHSDNIMIRENGQLFHIDFGHFLGNFKTKFGINRERVPFILTHDFVHVIQQGKTSNNEKFERFRGYCKQAYCILRRHGLLFLQLFALMRAAGLPELSSSKDIQYLKDTLALGKTEEEGLKHFQLKFNEALRESWKTKVNWLAHNLTKDNRQ, from the exons ATGCCCCTGGGGATTGACTGTCCCATGGAATTCTGGACCGAGGAGGAGAAGAATCAGAGTGTGGTGGTTGACTTCCTTCTGCCCACAGGGATCTACCTGAGCTTCCCTGTGTCCCGCAATGCCAACCTCAGCACCATCAAGCAG ATGCTGTGGGACCAAGCCCAGAATGAGCCCCTCTTCTACATGCTCAGTGACCCTGAGGCCTACGTGTTCACCTGTGTCAACCAGACCGCAGAGCAGCAGGAGCTAGAGGATGAGCAGCAGCGGCTGTGTGATGTCCGGCCCTTCCTGCCCATGCTGCGCCTGGTGACCCGCCAGGGTGACCGCATGGAGAAGCTCATCAACTCACAGATCAGCCTCCTCATCGGCAAAG GACTCCACGAGTTTGACTGCCTGCAAGACCCAGAAGTGAATGACTTCCGCACTAAGATGCGCCAGTTCAGCGAGGAGGCGGCGGCCCGCCggcagcagctgggctgggagGCCTGGTTGCAATACAGTTTTCCCCTTCACCTGGAGCCCTCCACCAGGAGCTGGGGGGACAGCAACACCTCTCAAATCTCCAACCCAGACCTGCTGGTCAATGTCAAATTTGAGGGCAGCAGG gAGAGCTTCATCATCCAGGTGTCCACCAAGGATGTGCCCCTAGCGCTGATGGCCTGTGCCCTCCAGAAGAAGGCCAAGGTGTACCAACACCTCACAATGGAGCAGCCTGAGGACTATGTGCTGCAGGTGAATGGGCGGCATGAGTACCTCTATGGCAGCTACCTGCTCTGTCAGTTCAAG TACATATGCAGCTGCCTGCACAGTGGACTGACTCCCCACCTGACCATGGTGCATTCCTCCTCCATCCTTGCCATGCGGGATGAGCAGAGCAAACCAGCCCCTCAGGTCCAGAAACCACACACCAAACTGCCCCCCATTCCCATGAAGAAG CCCtcctctgtgtccctgtggtCGCTGGGGCAGCCTTTCTGCATTGAGTTGATCCAGGGCAGCAAAATCAATGCTGATGAGCAGATGAAG CTGGTGGTGCAGGCCGGGCTCTTCCATGGCAATGAGATGCTGTGCAAGACGATGTCCAGCTTGGAGGTGAGCGTGTGCTCAGAGCCCATGTGGAAGCAGCATCTGGAGTTTGACATCAACATCTGTGACCTGCCGCGCATGTCCCGGCTCTGCTTTGCACTCTATGCGGTGATGGAGAAGGCCAAGAAGGCGCGCTCCAGCAAGAAAAAGTCCAAGAAGGTG GACTGCCCAATCGCCTGGGCCAACCTCATGCTGTTTGACTACAAGGACCAGCTCAAGACTGGGGAGCTCTGCCTCTACATGTGGCCCTCTGTCCCAG ATGAGAAAGGAGACCTGCTGAACCCCATGGGTACCGTGCATAGCAATCCCAACACAGAGAGTGCTGTCACCCTGGTCATCTACCTGCCCGAGGTGGCCCCTCACCCTGTGTACTACCCTGCCCTGGAGAAG ATTCTAGAGCTGGGACGTCACGGGGAGCGTGGGCCTACCACCAAGGAGGAG CTGCAGCTGCAGGGAATCCTGGATCAGCGGGGGTCAGGAGAGCTCTATGAGCATGAGAAGGACCTGGTGTGGAAGATGCGGCATGAAGTGCAGGAGCACTTCCCAGAGGCTCTGGCCCACCTGCTGCTCGTGACCAAGTGGAACAAGCACGAGGATGTGGCCCAG ATGCTCTACCTGCTGTGCTCCTGGCCTGAGCTTCCTGTCCTGAATGCCCTGGAGCTGCTGGACTTCAGCTTCCCCGACTGCCACGTGGGCTCCTTTGCCATCAGGTCCCTGCGGAAACTGAC CGACGATGAGCTTTTCCAGTGCTTGCTGCAGCTGGTGCAGGTCCTCAAGTACAAGTCCtacctggactgtgaactgaCCCAATTCTTGTTGGACCGGGCTTTGGCCAACCGAAAGATTGGCCACTTCCTCTTCTGGCATCTTCG CTCTGAGATGCATGTGCCGTCCGTGGCCTTGCATTTTGGCCTCATCATGGAGGCCTACTTCAGGGGAAGCACCCACCACATGAAGGTGCTGATGAAGCAG GCAGAAGCACTGAGCAAGCTGAAGGCCCTGAGCGACTTTGTGAAAGTGAGCTCCCAGAAGACCACCAAGCCCCAAACTAAGGAGCTGATGCACTGGTACATGCGCCAGGATACTTACCTAGAAGCCCTTTCACACTTGCAGTCCCCATTGGACCCCAGCACGATGCTGGCAGAAGTCTG TGTGGAAAGGTGCACCTTCATGGACTCCAAGATGAAACCCCTGTGGATCATGTACAGCAGTGAGCAGGCAGGCAGTGGTGACAGCGTTGGCATCATCTTTAAGAACGGGGATG ACCTCCGCCAGGACATGCTGACTCTGCAGATGATCCAGCTCATGGACGCCCTGTGGAAGCAGGAAGGCCTGGACCTAAG GATGACCCCCTACGGCTGCCTTCCCACTGGTGACTGCATGGGCCTCATTGAGGCGGTGCAGCACTCGGACACCATTGCCAACATCCAGCTGAACCAGAGCAACCTGGCTGCCATAGCTGCCTTCAACAGGGATGCCCTGCTCAACTGGCTCAAGTCCAAGAACCCTGG AGAAGCCCTGGATCGAGCCATTGAGGAGTTCACCCTCTCTTGTGCCGGCTACTGTGTGGCCACATATGTGCTGGGCATCCGTGACCGGCACAGTGACAACATCATGATCCGTGAGAATGGGCAG CTATTTCATATTGACTTTGGCCACTTTCTGGGGAATTTCAAGACCAAGTTTGGAATCAACCGTGAGCGAGTCCCATTCATCCTCACCCATGACTTTGTCCACGTGATTCAGCAGGGCAAGACTAGTAATAATGAGAAGTTTGAAAG GTTTCGAGGCTACTGTAAACAGGCCTACTGCATTCTGCGGCGCCATGGGCTCCTCTTCCTCCAACTCTTTGCTCTGATGCGGGCAGCAGGCCTGCCTGAGCTCAGCTCCTCCAAAGACATCCAGTACTTGAAG GACACTCTGGCACTGGGGAAGACGGAGGAGGAGGGGCTGAAGCACTTCCAGCTTAAGTTCAATGAAGCCCTGAGGGAGAGCTGGAAGACCAAAGTGAACTGGCTGGCACACAACCTGACCAAAGACAACCGGCAATAG
- the LOC114082489 gene encoding phosphatidylinositol 4,5-bisphosphate 3-kinase catalytic subunit delta isoform-like isoform X3 has product MPLGIDCPMEFWTEEEKNQSVVVDFLLPTGIYLSFPVSRNANLSTIKQMLWDQAQNEPLFYMLSDPEAYVFTCVNQTAEQQELEDEQQRLCDVRPFLPMLRLVTRQGDRMEKLINSQISLLIGKGLHEFDCLQDPEVNDFRTKMRQFSEEAAARRQQLGWEAWLQYSFPLHLEPSTRSWGDSNTSQISNPDLLVNVKFEGSRESFIIQVSTKDVPLALMACALQKKAKVYQHLTMEQPEDYVLQVNGRHEYLYGSYLLCQFKSKPAPQVQKPHTKLPPIPMKKPSSVSLWSLGQPFCIELIQGSKINADEQMKLVVQAGLFHGNEMLCKTMSSLEVSVCSEPMWKQHLEFDINICDLPRMSRLCFALYAVMEKAKKARSSKKKSKKVDCPIAWANLMLFDYKDQLKTGELCLYMWPSVPDEKGDLLNPMGTVHSNPNTESAVTLVIYLPEVAPHPVYYPALEKILELGRHGERGPTTKEEKLQLQGILDQRGSGELYEHEKDLVWKMRHEVQEHFPEALAHLLLVTKWNKHEDVAQMLYLLCSWPELPVLNALELLDFSFPDCHVGSFAIRSLRKLTDDELFQCLLQLVQVLKYKSYLDCELTQFLLDRALANRKIGHFLFWHLRSEMHVPSVALHFGLIMEAYFRGSTHHMKVLMKQAEALSKLKALSDFVKVSSQKTTKPQTKELMHWYMRQDTYLEALSHLQSPLDPSTMLAEVCVERCTFMDSKMKPLWIMYSSEQAGSGDSVGIIFKNGDDLRQDMLTLQMIQLMDALWKQEGLDLRMTPYGCLPTGDCMGLIEAVQHSDTIANIQLNQSNLAAIAAFNRDALLNWLKSKNPGEALDRAIEEFTLSCAGYCVATYVLGIRDRHSDNIMIRENGQLFHIDFGHFLGNFKTKFGINRERVPFILTHDFVHVIQQGKTSNNEKFERFRGYCKQAYCILRRHGLLFLQLFALMRAAGLPELSSSKDIQYLKDTLALGKTEEEGLKHFQLKFNEALRESWKTKVNWLAHNLTKDNRQ; this is encoded by the exons ATGCCCCTGGGGATTGACTGTCCCATGGAATTCTGGACCGAGGAGGAGAAGAATCAGAGTGTGGTGGTTGACTTCCTTCTGCCCACAGGGATCTACCTGAGCTTCCCTGTGTCCCGCAATGCCAACCTCAGCACCATCAAGCAG ATGCTGTGGGACCAAGCCCAGAATGAGCCCCTCTTCTACATGCTCAGTGACCCTGAGGCCTACGTGTTCACCTGTGTCAACCAGACCGCAGAGCAGCAGGAGCTAGAGGATGAGCAGCAGCGGCTGTGTGATGTCCGGCCCTTCCTGCCCATGCTGCGCCTGGTGACCCGCCAGGGTGACCGCATGGAGAAGCTCATCAACTCACAGATCAGCCTCCTCATCGGCAAAG GACTCCACGAGTTTGACTGCCTGCAAGACCCAGAAGTGAATGACTTCCGCACTAAGATGCGCCAGTTCAGCGAGGAGGCGGCGGCCCGCCggcagcagctgggctgggagGCCTGGTTGCAATACAGTTTTCCCCTTCACCTGGAGCCCTCCACCAGGAGCTGGGGGGACAGCAACACCTCTCAAATCTCCAACCCAGACCTGCTGGTCAATGTCAAATTTGAGGGCAGCAGG gAGAGCTTCATCATCCAGGTGTCCACCAAGGATGTGCCCCTAGCGCTGATGGCCTGTGCCCTCCAGAAGAAGGCCAAGGTGTACCAACACCTCACAATGGAGCAGCCTGAGGACTATGTGCTGCAGGTGAATGGGCGGCATGAGTACCTCTATGGCAGCTACCTGCTCTGTCAGTTCAAG AGCAAACCAGCCCCTCAGGTCCAGAAACCACACACCAAACTGCCCCCCATTCCCATGAAGAAG CCCtcctctgtgtccctgtggtCGCTGGGGCAGCCTTTCTGCATTGAGTTGATCCAGGGCAGCAAAATCAATGCTGATGAGCAGATGAAG CTGGTGGTGCAGGCCGGGCTCTTCCATGGCAATGAGATGCTGTGCAAGACGATGTCCAGCTTGGAGGTGAGCGTGTGCTCAGAGCCCATGTGGAAGCAGCATCTGGAGTTTGACATCAACATCTGTGACCTGCCGCGCATGTCCCGGCTCTGCTTTGCACTCTATGCGGTGATGGAGAAGGCCAAGAAGGCGCGCTCCAGCAAGAAAAAGTCCAAGAAGGTG GACTGCCCAATCGCCTGGGCCAACCTCATGCTGTTTGACTACAAGGACCAGCTCAAGACTGGGGAGCTCTGCCTCTACATGTGGCCCTCTGTCCCAG ATGAGAAAGGAGACCTGCTGAACCCCATGGGTACCGTGCATAGCAATCCCAACACAGAGAGTGCTGTCACCCTGGTCATCTACCTGCCCGAGGTGGCCCCTCACCCTGTGTACTACCCTGCCCTGGAGAAG ATTCTAGAGCTGGGACGTCACGGGGAGCGTGGGCCTACCACCAAGGAGGAG AAGCTGCAGCTGCAGGGAATCCTGGATCAGCGGGGGTCAGGAGAGCTCTATGAGCATGAGAAGGACCTGGTGTGGAAGATGCGGCATGAAGTGCAGGAGCACTTCCCAGAGGCTCTGGCCCACCTGCTGCTCGTGACCAAGTGGAACAAGCACGAGGATGTGGCCCAG ATGCTCTACCTGCTGTGCTCCTGGCCTGAGCTTCCTGTCCTGAATGCCCTGGAGCTGCTGGACTTCAGCTTCCCCGACTGCCACGTGGGCTCCTTTGCCATCAGGTCCCTGCGGAAACTGAC CGACGATGAGCTTTTCCAGTGCTTGCTGCAGCTGGTGCAGGTCCTCAAGTACAAGTCCtacctggactgtgaactgaCCCAATTCTTGTTGGACCGGGCTTTGGCCAACCGAAAGATTGGCCACTTCCTCTTCTGGCATCTTCG CTCTGAGATGCATGTGCCGTCCGTGGCCTTGCATTTTGGCCTCATCATGGAGGCCTACTTCAGGGGAAGCACCCACCACATGAAGGTGCTGATGAAGCAG GCAGAAGCACTGAGCAAGCTGAAGGCCCTGAGCGACTTTGTGAAAGTGAGCTCCCAGAAGACCACCAAGCCCCAAACTAAGGAGCTGATGCACTGGTACATGCGCCAGGATACTTACCTAGAAGCCCTTTCACACTTGCAGTCCCCATTGGACCCCAGCACGATGCTGGCAGAAGTCTG TGTGGAAAGGTGCACCTTCATGGACTCCAAGATGAAACCCCTGTGGATCATGTACAGCAGTGAGCAGGCAGGCAGTGGTGACAGCGTTGGCATCATCTTTAAGAACGGGGATG ACCTCCGCCAGGACATGCTGACTCTGCAGATGATCCAGCTCATGGACGCCCTGTGGAAGCAGGAAGGCCTGGACCTAAG GATGACCCCCTACGGCTGCCTTCCCACTGGTGACTGCATGGGCCTCATTGAGGCGGTGCAGCACTCGGACACCATTGCCAACATCCAGCTGAACCAGAGCAACCTGGCTGCCATAGCTGCCTTCAACAGGGATGCCCTGCTCAACTGGCTCAAGTCCAAGAACCCTGG AGAAGCCCTGGATCGAGCCATTGAGGAGTTCACCCTCTCTTGTGCCGGCTACTGTGTGGCCACATATGTGCTGGGCATCCGTGACCGGCACAGTGACAACATCATGATCCGTGAGAATGGGCAG CTATTTCATATTGACTTTGGCCACTTTCTGGGGAATTTCAAGACCAAGTTTGGAATCAACCGTGAGCGAGTCCCATTCATCCTCACCCATGACTTTGTCCACGTGATTCAGCAGGGCAAGACTAGTAATAATGAGAAGTTTGAAAG GTTTCGAGGCTACTGTAAACAGGCCTACTGCATTCTGCGGCGCCATGGGCTCCTCTTCCTCCAACTCTTTGCTCTGATGCGGGCAGCAGGCCTGCCTGAGCTCAGCTCCTCCAAAGACATCCAGTACTTGAAG GACACTCTGGCACTGGGGAAGACGGAGGAGGAGGGGCTGAAGCACTTCCAGCTTAAGTTCAATGAAGCCCTGAGGGAGAGCTGGAAGACCAAAGTGAACTGGCTGGCACACAACCTGACCAAAGACAACCGGCAATAG
- the LOC114082489 gene encoding phosphatidylinositol 4,5-bisphosphate 3-kinase catalytic subunit delta isoform-like isoform X1, producing the protein MPLGIDCPMEFWTEEEKNQSVVVDFLLPTGIYLSFPVSRNANLSTIKQMLWDQAQNEPLFYMLSDPEAYVFTCVNQTAEQQELEDEQQRLCDVRPFLPMLRLVTRQGDRMEKLINSQISLLIGKGLHEFDCLQDPEVNDFRTKMRQFSEEAAARRQQLGWEAWLQYSFPLHLEPSTRSWGDSNTSQISNPDLLVNVKFEGSRESFIIQVSTKDVPLALMACALQKKAKVYQHLTMEQPEDYVLQVNGRHEYLYGSYLLCQFKYICSCLHSGLTPHLTMVHSSSILAMRDEQSKPAPQVQKPHTKLPPIPMKKPSSVSLWSLGQPFCIELIQGSKINADEQMKLVVQAGLFHGNEMLCKTMSSLEVSVCSEPMWKQHLEFDINICDLPRMSRLCFALYAVMEKAKKARSSKKKSKKVDCPIAWANLMLFDYKDQLKTGELCLYMWPSVPDEKGDLLNPMGTVHSNPNTESAVTLVIYLPEVAPHPVYYPALEKILELGRHGERGPTTKEEKLQLQGILDQRGSGELYEHEKDLVWKMRHEVQEHFPEALAHLLLVTKWNKHEDVAQMLYLLCSWPELPVLNALELLDFSFPDCHVGSFAIRSLRKLTDDELFQCLLQLVQVLKYKSYLDCELTQFLLDRALANRKIGHFLFWHLRSEMHVPSVALHFGLIMEAYFRGSTHHMKVLMKQAEALSKLKALSDFVKVSSQKTTKPQTKELMHWYMRQDTYLEALSHLQSPLDPSTMLAEVCVERCTFMDSKMKPLWIMYSSEQAGSGDSVGIIFKNGDDLRQDMLTLQMIQLMDALWKQEGLDLRMTPYGCLPTGDCMGLIEAVQHSDTIANIQLNQSNLAAIAAFNRDALLNWLKSKNPGEALDRAIEEFTLSCAGYCVATYVLGIRDRHSDNIMIRENGQLFHIDFGHFLGNFKTKFGINRERVPFILTHDFVHVIQQGKTSNNEKFERFRGYCKQAYCILRRHGLLFLQLFALMRAAGLPELSSSKDIQYLKDTLALGKTEEEGLKHFQLKFNEALRESWKTKVNWLAHNLTKDNRQ; encoded by the exons ATGCCCCTGGGGATTGACTGTCCCATGGAATTCTGGACCGAGGAGGAGAAGAATCAGAGTGTGGTGGTTGACTTCCTTCTGCCCACAGGGATCTACCTGAGCTTCCCTGTGTCCCGCAATGCCAACCTCAGCACCATCAAGCAG ATGCTGTGGGACCAAGCCCAGAATGAGCCCCTCTTCTACATGCTCAGTGACCCTGAGGCCTACGTGTTCACCTGTGTCAACCAGACCGCAGAGCAGCAGGAGCTAGAGGATGAGCAGCAGCGGCTGTGTGATGTCCGGCCCTTCCTGCCCATGCTGCGCCTGGTGACCCGCCAGGGTGACCGCATGGAGAAGCTCATCAACTCACAGATCAGCCTCCTCATCGGCAAAG GACTCCACGAGTTTGACTGCCTGCAAGACCCAGAAGTGAATGACTTCCGCACTAAGATGCGCCAGTTCAGCGAGGAGGCGGCGGCCCGCCggcagcagctgggctgggagGCCTGGTTGCAATACAGTTTTCCCCTTCACCTGGAGCCCTCCACCAGGAGCTGGGGGGACAGCAACACCTCTCAAATCTCCAACCCAGACCTGCTGGTCAATGTCAAATTTGAGGGCAGCAGG gAGAGCTTCATCATCCAGGTGTCCACCAAGGATGTGCCCCTAGCGCTGATGGCCTGTGCCCTCCAGAAGAAGGCCAAGGTGTACCAACACCTCACAATGGAGCAGCCTGAGGACTATGTGCTGCAGGTGAATGGGCGGCATGAGTACCTCTATGGCAGCTACCTGCTCTGTCAGTTCAAG TACATATGCAGCTGCCTGCACAGTGGACTGACTCCCCACCTGACCATGGTGCATTCCTCCTCCATCCTTGCCATGCGGGATGAGCAGAGCAAACCAGCCCCTCAGGTCCAGAAACCACACACCAAACTGCCCCCCATTCCCATGAAGAAG CCCtcctctgtgtccctgtggtCGCTGGGGCAGCCTTTCTGCATTGAGTTGATCCAGGGCAGCAAAATCAATGCTGATGAGCAGATGAAG CTGGTGGTGCAGGCCGGGCTCTTCCATGGCAATGAGATGCTGTGCAAGACGATGTCCAGCTTGGAGGTGAGCGTGTGCTCAGAGCCCATGTGGAAGCAGCATCTGGAGTTTGACATCAACATCTGTGACCTGCCGCGCATGTCCCGGCTCTGCTTTGCACTCTATGCGGTGATGGAGAAGGCCAAGAAGGCGCGCTCCAGCAAGAAAAAGTCCAAGAAGGTG GACTGCCCAATCGCCTGGGCCAACCTCATGCTGTTTGACTACAAGGACCAGCTCAAGACTGGGGAGCTCTGCCTCTACATGTGGCCCTCTGTCCCAG ATGAGAAAGGAGACCTGCTGAACCCCATGGGTACCGTGCATAGCAATCCCAACACAGAGAGTGCTGTCACCCTGGTCATCTACCTGCCCGAGGTGGCCCCTCACCCTGTGTACTACCCTGCCCTGGAGAAG ATTCTAGAGCTGGGACGTCACGGGGAGCGTGGGCCTACCACCAAGGAGGAG AAGCTGCAGCTGCAGGGAATCCTGGATCAGCGGGGGTCAGGAGAGCTCTATGAGCATGAGAAGGACCTGGTGTGGAAGATGCGGCATGAAGTGCAGGAGCACTTCCCAGAGGCTCTGGCCCACCTGCTGCTCGTGACCAAGTGGAACAAGCACGAGGATGTGGCCCAG ATGCTCTACCTGCTGTGCTCCTGGCCTGAGCTTCCTGTCCTGAATGCCCTGGAGCTGCTGGACTTCAGCTTCCCCGACTGCCACGTGGGCTCCTTTGCCATCAGGTCCCTGCGGAAACTGAC CGACGATGAGCTTTTCCAGTGCTTGCTGCAGCTGGTGCAGGTCCTCAAGTACAAGTCCtacctggactgtgaactgaCCCAATTCTTGTTGGACCGGGCTTTGGCCAACCGAAAGATTGGCCACTTCCTCTTCTGGCATCTTCG CTCTGAGATGCATGTGCCGTCCGTGGCCTTGCATTTTGGCCTCATCATGGAGGCCTACTTCAGGGGAAGCACCCACCACATGAAGGTGCTGATGAAGCAG GCAGAAGCACTGAGCAAGCTGAAGGCCCTGAGCGACTTTGTGAAAGTGAGCTCCCAGAAGACCACCAAGCCCCAAACTAAGGAGCTGATGCACTGGTACATGCGCCAGGATACTTACCTAGAAGCCCTTTCACACTTGCAGTCCCCATTGGACCCCAGCACGATGCTGGCAGAAGTCTG TGTGGAAAGGTGCACCTTCATGGACTCCAAGATGAAACCCCTGTGGATCATGTACAGCAGTGAGCAGGCAGGCAGTGGTGACAGCGTTGGCATCATCTTTAAGAACGGGGATG ACCTCCGCCAGGACATGCTGACTCTGCAGATGATCCAGCTCATGGACGCCCTGTGGAAGCAGGAAGGCCTGGACCTAAG GATGACCCCCTACGGCTGCCTTCCCACTGGTGACTGCATGGGCCTCATTGAGGCGGTGCAGCACTCGGACACCATTGCCAACATCCAGCTGAACCAGAGCAACCTGGCTGCCATAGCTGCCTTCAACAGGGATGCCCTGCTCAACTGGCTCAAGTCCAAGAACCCTGG AGAAGCCCTGGATCGAGCCATTGAGGAGTTCACCCTCTCTTGTGCCGGCTACTGTGTGGCCACATATGTGCTGGGCATCCGTGACCGGCACAGTGACAACATCATGATCCGTGAGAATGGGCAG CTATTTCATATTGACTTTGGCCACTTTCTGGGGAATTTCAAGACCAAGTTTGGAATCAACCGTGAGCGAGTCCCATTCATCCTCACCCATGACTTTGTCCACGTGATTCAGCAGGGCAAGACTAGTAATAATGAGAAGTTTGAAAG GTTTCGAGGCTACTGTAAACAGGCCTACTGCATTCTGCGGCGCCATGGGCTCCTCTTCCTCCAACTCTTTGCTCTGATGCGGGCAGCAGGCCTGCCTGAGCTCAGCTCCTCCAAAGACATCCAGTACTTGAAG GACACTCTGGCACTGGGGAAGACGGAGGAGGAGGGGCTGAAGCACTTCCAGCTTAAGTTCAATGAAGCCCTGAGGGAGAGCTGGAAGACCAAAGTGAACTGGCTGGCACACAACCTGACCAAAGACAACCGGCAATAG